Sequence from the Guyparkeria hydrothermalis genome:
GAAGACTGGTCAGGACCAGTTTGTCGCTGGTGCTGCCCCGACTGCCGAAGTGAAGGTGGATGTCGGTGAAAACCAGCAGGTCACGACCCAGCGGGTCGCCACCGACATTTTCACGGTAACTCCGGGTGACGAGAATATTTATCCGTCTGATCTGCAAACCAACAGCAGTCTTCCGGCGGAATTTCCTTTCGACCCCACGTATGACATTACGAATGTTGATCTTGCTGATGACGAGGCCGACCCTCGATCAGCGCTCCAAATTATCGACGGTCTGAAGTGGGCGATCGATAACCATGACGCCATTGAGAGTAGCGGTGCGGATGTAACCGAGTTCTACTCGGCCAGCCAGCAGGACGTGGATGTCTTGCTCGAGCAGGTGGTCGTCGCTCGGGGTGAGATGGGTAATGACCTCAATATTCTCGATCGGATGAAGAGCGATCAGGGGGCATGGAAGCTTGCCAATGAGCAGGTGGTGTCCGGTCTGCGCGATACCGACATGGCCGAGGCCATCACCCGTTTGAACGAGAACCACTACAACCTGCAGGCCACCCAGAAGAGCATGGTGAAGATTCAGGGGCTTTCGCTCTTCAATAACATCTGATCCGAGCTGCACCTCTCGCGTGGACCCGCGGGATAACTGGTCGCGGCCCGGGCTGGCGTTTCCTCCCTCCTTTGTTCCTCCGTCCCGGGTCGCGGTGATGACGCCCGCCTCCAGGGTTGGTGTTATCCGGACCCATCGATCGGACACCCCGCATGGATTCCTGACCCCCTGCGATGCGTTGACGTCAAGGTGCGGGGTCAGCGCGCCAAGGCGGCTGTGATACGATCGCGGCCGTTTTTAATCGGCGAGGCGTGAACATGATTGCAGGGGTGTTTCCGGGGCAGGGTTCCCAATCCATCGGCATGGCTAGCGGCTGGGGTGAACACGAGGACATCGCGCAGGCGGTCTTCGATCGTGCCAGCGACGTGCTCGGTTACGACCTCTGGTCGCTGGTCGCCGAGGGTGAAGCCACCGACCTCAATCAGACCGAACGCACGCAGCCGGCCATGCTGGCGGCCGATGTCGCGGCCTGGCAGATCTGGCGTCACAACGACGGCGCCACGCCCGCTGCGCTGGCCGGTCACAGTCTCGGCGAGTACGCGGCGCTCGTCGCCGCCGAGTCGATCGATTTCGAGGCCGCCGTCGCCCTGGTGGCGCGCCGCGGCCAGCTGATGCAGTCGGCGGTTGCCGAAGGGCAGGGCGCGATGGCTGCCGTGCTGGGCCTTGAGGACGACGCGGTGCGTGGTGTCTGCGAGAAGGCCGCCGACGGCGACGTCTGCGAGGCCGTCAATTTCAATGCCCCAGGCCAGGTGGTGATCGCCGGCGACCGCGCCGCGGTCGAGCGGGCCGAGGCCATCGCCAGCGACGAGGGCGCCAAGCGCTTCGTGCTCCTGCCGGTAAGCGTGCCGTCGCACTCGTCGCTGATGCGCGAGGCGGGCGAGCAGTTGCGCGGAGAGATCGCCCAGGTATCGATCCGCCCGCCGCGTGTGCCGGTGATCCACAACGTCGATGCACTGACCCACGAGAATCCCGAGGCGATTGCCACCGCGCTGGTCGAGCAGCTGTTCCGTCCGGTGCAGTGGGTCGCCTGCGTTCAGGCGATGCAGGCCATGGGCGCCGGTGACCAGGTCGAATTCGGCCCGGGCAAGGTGCTGACCGGTCTGGCCCGTCGCATCGACCGTGGCATGGGTGCGAAGCCCGTGTTCGACCAGGCCACGCTGGAAAAGGCGCTCGGCACCGAATAAGCCGCCGGGCCGTGCTGCAAGTCACAAGGACCACGACGAACCCAATTCGAGGAAACATCCCATGTCCGAACAAGCGAGCCAATTTGCCAATCTGGAAGGGCGCGTCGCGCTGGTTACCGGCGCCTCCCGCGGTATCGGTGCCGCCATTGCCGATGCGCTGGTCGCCGCCGGGGCGACGGTGATCGGCACGGCTACCTCCGAGAAGGGCGCCGCTGCCATCAGCGAGCGTCTGGGTGACCAGGGTGCCGGCATGGCGCTGGACGTGACCCAGGGCGATCAGGTTGACGCGGTGATCAAGGAGATCGAGTCGCGCTTCGGTCCGATCGCCGTGCTGGTCAACAACGCCGGCATTACCCGCGACACGCTGCTGATGCGGATGAAGGAAGACGACTGGGACGCGATCATCCAGACCAACCTGACCTCCGTGTTCCGCCTGTCGCAGAAGGTGATGCGCTCGATGGCCAAGGCGCGGTGGGGTCGCATCATCTCGATCGCCTCGGTAGTCGGCGCGATGGGCAATGCCGGGCAGACCAACTACGCGGCAGCGAAGGCCGGCATCATGGGCTTCTCCAAGTCGCTGGCCCGCGAGATCGGTCCACGTGGTGTGACCGTCAACGTGGTCGCCCCGGGCTTTATCGAAACTGATATGACCCGCGACCTGCCGGAGAAACAGAAGGAAGCGCTGCTGGGCAACATCCCCAACGGCCGCCTCGGTCAGCCTGAGGAAATCGCCTCGGCGGTGCGTTTCCTCGCTGCCCCGGAGGCCGGTTACATCAACGGCCAGACGATTCACGTCAACGGCGGCATGTACATGGGCTAACGAACCCCGGCCGGAGCGCCTTTGGGCGGGCGATAAGTGGCAGGGCATTTTTATTTGGCCTGCCGGGCGGTTTTCAATAGAATGCCGGTCAGTGTTGGCCCGGACTAGCCGGGCCAAAACGTTTAATTGAACAGTGTTTGTACCAGAAGAGGTTCGATACGAATGAGCACCGTTGAAGAACGCGTCAAGAAGATTGTTGTTGAGCAGTTGGGCGTCAAGGAAGAAGAAGTCACCAATGAAGCTTCATTCGTTGACGACCTCGGCGCGGATTCCCTCGATACCGTGGAGCTGGTCATGGCGCTGGAAGAAGAGTTCGAGTGCGAGATCCCGGACGAGGAAGCCGAGAAGATCACCACCGTTCAGCAGGCCATCGACTACGTCAACAACCACAAGGACGCCTGATTCGGCCCTTGTGCGCTTCGCAGGCCCCGAACTGATGTCCGGGCTTGCGAACTGAAAACCGTGTTTCGGCCTTCTGGATGGAAGGTCGATCGCGGTTTTTTACTTGGTGGTCGTCACCAACCGAACTGGAAAGAGCATCATGAGCAAACGACGCGTCGTGATCACCGGCCTCGGGCTGGTGACCCCGCTGGGGAACAACGTCAAGGATTCCTGGGACGGCATCCTGGCTGGCCGGTCGGGCGCTGCGCCCATCGACCGTTTCGACACTGACAAGATGGCGGTCAAGTTCGCCGCCACCGTCAAGGACTTCGATCCGACGACGTTCCTGCCCGCCAAGGACGTCAAGAAGATGGAGCCGTTCATCCACTACGCGCTGAGTGCCTCCATCGAGGCGATCGAGGATGCGCAGTTGATGAGCGACTCGCTCGACCTCGACCGGGTGGGTACCTTCATCGGTTCCGGCATCGGCGGGCTGGGCGGCATCGAGCGCAATGCACTCGCCTTGGAGAACCAAGGGCCGCGACGCGTCTCGCCGTTCTTCGTCCCCGGCGCGATCATCAACATGGCCTCCGGCCAGCTGTCGATCCGTTATGGCTTCCGTGGTCCGAACCTCGCCACGGTGACTGCCTGTACGTCGGGCACGCACAGCATCGGCCAGGCCGCCCGTTTGATCGCCTACGGCGATGCCGACGTGATGGTTGCCGGTGGTACCGAGGGCGCGATCTCGCCGCTGGGTGTGGCCGGGTTCGCCTCGGCTCGAGCCCTGTCCACTCGCAACGACGATCCCGAGCGGGCGTCGCGTCCCTGGGATCGTGATCGGGACGGTTTCGTCCTGGGGGAGGGTGCCGGCGTGATGGTGCTCGAATCACTCGAGCATGCACAGGCCCGCGGTGCCCATATCTACGGCGAGATCAAGGGCTTCGGCATGAGCTCGGACGCCTATCACATGACCCTGCCGGCTACCGACGGTAACGGCGCGCGCCGTTGCATGGAAGCGGCTCTCAAGGACGCCGACCTCAAGCCGACCGAGATCGACTACATCAACGCTCATGGCACCTCGACCCCGGCCGGCGACGGCACCGAGGTGCATGCGATCAAGGCGTTGTTCGGTAACGAGCCGGTCAAATGCCCGGTCAGTTCGACCAAGTCGATGACCGGTCACCTGCTGGGCGCTGCCGGTGGCATCGAGGCCGTATTCTCGGTGCTTGCGCTGCGTGACCAGGTGCTGCCGCCAACCATCAACCTCGACAATCCCTCCGAGGATTGCGACCTCGATTTCGTGCCCCACGAGGCGCGCCGCGTCGAGGGCTTCGAGGTGGCCATGTCCAATTCCTTCGGCTTCGGCGGCACGAACGGCACGCTACTCTTCGGTCGCTCGGTCGACTGATGGTCACCGGGCCGCGCTCGACATGCCGGCCTCTTGCTCCGGCCTGAGCTTCGGTGAGTGACCTTCCTGCCATCACCCGACTGTCGGGTGCCGGGCCGGAGCTGGCCGAGCTGCTTCTGGCTGCCGGCTCGGCCGGCAGCCACCTGTTCGAGAGTGTCACGGCGGGCGGCCCGCTAAGCCGCTGGTCGATCCTGTTCGCCGCGCCCACCGAACGGCTGGTCAAGTCGGCCGACGATGACACCCCCTTCCTGCCGCGCTGGCAGGAGGCCGTCTCCCGACGTCCCGACGATCGAAATGACTGGATGCGACGGCTGGCCGAGCATGATCTGCCGACCGACTTCCCGTTTGTCGGCGGCTGGAGCTTCTTCCTTGCTTACGAGATGGCCGGCGAGATCGAGCCGACGCTCGACCTCCCGGCCTTCGCGCTCGGCCAGGAGAGCGGCTTCCCGCAGGCGGTGGCCGAATACCACCCGGCGGCGCTGATCCGAGATCACGAGCGGGGCGAGGACGTGGTGGTGCACGATCGGTCTGAGGCGGGCGTGCGGTTGGCCCGGCATCTGCTGACCGCCCGAGAATCGGCAGCCGCGTCGCCCCCTCGGGCCGTCGAACTGGCCGAACTGCGTGCCCCCGAAGGAATGCCGCACCGCGAACGGGTCCAGCGCGTCCGCGACTACCTGTTCGCCGGTGACATCTTCCAGGCCAACCTCTCGCATGCCTGGGACTTCCGGCTGGCCGACGACGTACCTTCGAGTGCCGTCTATCAGTCGCTCTGTCGGCGCAACCCGGCCCCCTTCGCCGCCTGGTACCGGCAACCGGAGGGCGAGATCCTGAGTTCCTCGCCCGAACGCCTGTTGCGGGTGGCCGGCGGACGGGCGGAGACGCGCCCGATCGCGGGCACCCGACGGCGTGATGCCGACCCGACGCGCGACCGCGAGCTGGTCGAGCAATTGCAGGGGCATCCCAAGGAGCGCGCCGAGCACGTCATGCTGATCGATCTGGAGCGCAACGATCTCGGTCGGGTCTGCGAGCCGGGCTCGGTGTCGGTCGACGAGCTGATGGTGGTCGAGTCCTACGCCCACGTGCATCATCTGGTTTCGAATATCGGGGGTCGGCTGCCGGCGAGCACCTCGCCGCTTGCCGCCCTGGCCGCATGCTTTCCCGGCGGGACCATCACGGGCTGCCCCAAGGTCCGTTGCATGGAGATACTCGCCGAGCTCGAAGAGACCGGACGCGGCCCCTACACCGGCAGCCTCGGGTATCTGAGCAATCATGGCCCGATGGACAGCAACATCCTCATTCGTAGCGTGTTCCTCGCGCCGGACGGTCGCGGTCAGTTCCGCACCGGCGGCGGCATTGTCGCCGACTCCGACCCCGCGCGCGAACTGGACGAGACCTACCAGAAGGCCCGCGGTGTGCTCGACGCGCTTGGCGGGGAATCGGCACTCGCGGCCGGGGTGCCCATCGAATGAGCGCAGGCGTCGTCTCCGGACTCGATCGCGGGCTCGCCTTTGGTGACGGCCTGTTCGAGACGCTGTTCGTTCGTCATGGCCGACCGGTGGCGCTGGCGGAGCACATGACTCGCTTGCGTGTTGGCCTGGCACGGCTGGGGTTGCCCGAGCCGGAGTTCGACTCGATCATGGCGGCAATCGACGAGGCCGTCGGGGAGGGGGAGGCCACGGGTGTCTGCAAGCTCGTGGTCACTGCAGGGGCGGGGCCACGTGGCTACCGTCGCCCCAGGCACCCGGAACCGAGAATTCTCGCGAGCTTCGGCTCGCTGCCACCCGAGCCGCCCGGCACGTTGGCGGTAGATCTCTCACCGGTGGTAATGGCCGGGTCGGGCCGGCTGCGTGGTCTGAAACACCTCAATCGCCTCGTTCAGGTACTGGCGCAGGAGGCACTGCCCGACGAGCGCCGCGAGGCGCTGATGACTGACGACGAGGGGCGGGTGGTTTCCGGTACCATGAGCAACCTGTTCTGGCGTGAGGGCGGTCGCTGGCACACCCCGCCGCTGGTGGATGGGGCGATAGCGGGCACGCGGCGTGCTTGGCTGATCGAGGCGCTGGATGCGCGCATTACCCCCTGCGCTGTCGGACGACTGGCGCTGGCCGATGCGGCGTTTCTCAGCAACGCCCTGTCGGCCTGGCGGCCTATCGAAAGGCTGCTGGGTCGCACGCTCGGGAGCGCGGATGTGCCGGACGCGTCGCTGACAGCAGTCGACGGTTTCTGGCAACCGGCGAGCACGGAGGCGGAACGCCCTTGGCCCGACTCCCTGACCGATGCCTTGAACACTACCTGCTGGGGGCGAACGGCTCGGCGCGAAGGGGTTTCGGGCAGCCTATGACGGGCTCAGACGAACGATCGGGTTTAATCATAGATTCCACAATCTCTTGGAGTGGCGGATGCGGCGAGCGGTCGGAGTTTTCCTGATCTGGATGTTGAGTATGGGATGGGCGGCCGTGGTCCTCGCGGTGGCGGCCCTGGCTTATCACTACTGGCAGATACCCCTGGCAGAGCAAGACACGACCGTGCAGATCGAGCCGGGCGAGTCGATGCGCGATGTCGCGGCCACTCTCCACGAAACGCGGCCGGCCCTGCCCGCTCGGGTGATCTACTGGACCGCCCGCTTTCGCGGTCAGGCCCGCCAGATCCAGGCCGGTGAATACGAAATCCGTGCTGG
This genomic interval carries:
- the flgL gene encoding flagellar hook-associated protein FlgL, with amino-acid sequence MRVSTSMIFQSGLQNLQRQQSEMLRAQTDIATGVKLRSADDDPVAFSRVSQLSSQQERVEQFLRNNDLADGKIRSQETRLAASTDILQRVREISLETGSILQDATSRKALSNELSQLREALTEQINARDERGEYVFAGTRANSQPFDEKTGQDQFVAGAAPTAEVKVDVGENQQVTTQRVATDIFTVTPGDENIYPSDLQTNSSLPAEFPFDPTYDITNVDLADDEADPRSALQIIDGLKWAIDNHDAIESSGADVTEFYSASQQDVDVLLEQVVVARGEMGNDLNILDRMKSDQGAWKLANEQVVSGLRDTDMAEAITRLNENHYNLQATQKSMVKIQGLSLFNNI
- the fabD gene encoding ACP S-malonyltransferase; the protein is MIAGVFPGQGSQSIGMASGWGEHEDIAQAVFDRASDVLGYDLWSLVAEGEATDLNQTERTQPAMLAADVAAWQIWRHNDGATPAALAGHSLGEYAALVAAESIDFEAAVALVARRGQLMQSAVAEGQGAMAAVLGLEDDAVRGVCEKAADGDVCEAVNFNAPGQVVIAGDRAAVERAEAIASDEGAKRFVLLPVSVPSHSSLMREAGEQLRGEIAQVSIRPPRVPVIHNVDALTHENPEAIATALVEQLFRPVQWVACVQAMQAMGAGDQVEFGPGKVLTGLARRIDRGMGAKPVFDQATLEKALGTE
- the fabG gene encoding 3-oxoacyl-ACP reductase FabG, which encodes MSEQASQFANLEGRVALVTGASRGIGAAIADALVAAGATVIGTATSEKGAAAISERLGDQGAGMALDVTQGDQVDAVIKEIESRFGPIAVLVNNAGITRDTLLMRMKEDDWDAIIQTNLTSVFRLSQKVMRSMAKARWGRIISIASVVGAMGNAGQTNYAAAKAGIMGFSKSLAREIGPRGVTVNVVAPGFIETDMTRDLPEKQKEALLGNIPNGRLGQPEEIASAVRFLAAPEAGYINGQTIHVNGGMYMG
- the acpP gene encoding acyl carrier protein, which gives rise to MSTVEERVKKIVVEQLGVKEEEVTNEASFVDDLGADSLDTVELVMALEEEFECEIPDEEAEKITTVQQAIDYVNNHKDA
- the fabF gene encoding beta-ketoacyl-ACP synthase II, with the translated sequence MSKRRVVITGLGLVTPLGNNVKDSWDGILAGRSGAAPIDRFDTDKMAVKFAATVKDFDPTTFLPAKDVKKMEPFIHYALSASIEAIEDAQLMSDSLDLDRVGTFIGSGIGGLGGIERNALALENQGPRRVSPFFVPGAIINMASGQLSIRYGFRGPNLATVTACTSGTHSIGQAARLIAYGDADVMVAGGTEGAISPLGVAGFASARALSTRNDDPERASRPWDRDRDGFVLGEGAGVMVLESLEHAQARGAHIYGEIKGFGMSSDAYHMTLPATDGNGARRCMEAALKDADLKPTEIDYINAHGTSTPAGDGTEVHAIKALFGNEPVKCPVSSTKSMTGHLLGAAGGIEAVFSVLALRDQVLPPTINLDNPSEDCDLDFVPHEARRVEGFEVAMSNSFGFGGTNGTLLFGRSVD
- a CDS encoding chorismate-binding protein — its product is MSDLPAITRLSGAGPELAELLLAAGSAGSHLFESVTAGGPLSRWSILFAAPTERLVKSADDDTPFLPRWQEAVSRRPDDRNDWMRRLAEHDLPTDFPFVGGWSFFLAYEMAGEIEPTLDLPAFALGQESGFPQAVAEYHPAALIRDHERGEDVVVHDRSEAGVRLARHLLTARESAAASPPRAVELAELRAPEGMPHRERVQRVRDYLFAGDIFQANLSHAWDFRLADDVPSSAVYQSLCRRNPAPFAAWYRQPEGEILSSSPERLLRVAGGRAETRPIAGTRRRDADPTRDRELVEQLQGHPKERAEHVMLIDLERNDLGRVCEPGSVSVDELMVVESYAHVHHLVSNIGGRLPASTSPLAALAACFPGGTITGCPKVRCMEILAELEETGRGPYTGSLGYLSNHGPMDSNILIRSVFLAPDGRGQFRTGGGIVADSDPARELDETYQKARGVLDALGGESALAAGVPIE
- a CDS encoding aminotransferase class IV, whose product is MSAGVVSGLDRGLAFGDGLFETLFVRHGRPVALAEHMTRLRVGLARLGLPEPEFDSIMAAIDEAVGEGEATGVCKLVVTAGAGPRGYRRPRHPEPRILASFGSLPPEPPGTLAVDLSPVVMAGSGRLRGLKHLNRLVQVLAQEALPDERREALMTDDEGRVVSGTMSNLFWREGGRWHTPPLVDGAIAGTRRAWLIEALDARITPCAVGRLALADAAFLSNALSAWRPIERLLGRTLGSADVPDASLTAVDGFWQPASTEAERPWPDSLTDALNTTCWGRTARREGVSGSL